A single region of the Podospora pseudopauciseta strain CBS 411.78 chromosome 1, whole genome shotgun sequence genome encodes:
- the HRD3 gene encoding ERAD-associated protein (EggNog:ENOG503NYAN; COG:M; COG:O; COG:T), whose product MMRYFLWLFLLLQALAFSYAEAQADQHVLTGDSAKPKQVDDDGFRPDMASAPSGGQQPGMDSWTYKGAKNQETTDKQPGAELVHSAMTELRKLYQPLHHKAKRHQGVVSLILNFALKAVPTLRLTAPPAETSQPTPGLSGPLLHASKLLNEAARQNNSDALYILAEVNFYGNFSHPRNFKEAFDNYHKLALLNGNNSALYMMGLMYSTGIGGAVEADQARALLYYTFAANRGHTRAQMSLAYRHHAGIGTPKNCDVAVKYYKQVADKVIAWYRSGPPGGMRWVDEAHRIADELGGVYGEGASAYSAGRESVQKSPDSYASIEDIIEYLNLMSEKGDFKASFNLGRIYYEGQRGHEINLAEAKRYFYEVAQQYWVKGQQVQNPKPGLDKYAAKAAGYIGRMYMRGEGVDQNFIRAKYWFERGSYLKDSQSQYSLGLLYLNGYGVPVDVPKATEYFKAAAMQDYPYAEVALGALHLDQGGTDDLAAANHYFELAARWASIESYYYLGELNLLGVGREKSCSAALGYFKSVSERAEPFVSSWAEANLAYDDGDEELALLEYLGAAEQGYEKAQNNVAFMLDPEQSLLEIPQWLYRRAVKSPLLRNPRLALTYWTRSARQGNIDSLVKMGDYYLHGIGAEPDVDKALQCYQGASEYQQSAQAMYNLGWMHEHGVGLQQDYHLAKRHYDAAYEINEEAYLPVSLSLLKLRAKSAWNTFTNGAINSIRDEPVEKKHWSLREWINNFLQEENAAGQLYDDYYSDEYYDEAAAGQNGAGQMPGGDGPDFDEDGVLDSLIIMGLVVSLAFLLFYRAQRQQRQEEARRREQEGGNIQPQQQPPPAGAAQAPFPQLGQPGFGGWGAGGWSLTREGLVVPGLKEYH is encoded by the exons ATGATGCGGTACTTTCTGTGGTTATTCC TGCTCTTGCAGGCTCTCGCTTTCTCCTACGCCGAAGCGCAAGCCGATCAACATGTCCTCACTGGCGATTCAGCAAAGCCAAAACAAGTAGACGACGATGGATTCCGCCCAGATATGGCTTCGGCCCCAAGCGGAGGGCAACAGCCTGGTATGGATAGTTGGACATACAAGGGGGCCAAGAACCAAGAGACCACTGACAAGCAACCAGGTGCCGAACTCGTCCACTCCGCCATGACCGAACTACGAAAGCTATACCAGCCATTACATCACAAAGCAAAGAGACACCAGGGCGTTGTCAGCTTGATCCTGAACTTTGCTCTCAAAGCCGTCCCAACACTGCGGCTCACCGCACCCCCGGCCGAGACGTCGCAACCCACCCCGGGTCTCAGCGGACCGCTCCTACATGCATCTAAACTCCTCAATGAAGCTGCACGACAGAACAACTCGGACGCCCTGTATATTCTGGCCGAGGTGAACTTCTATGGCAACTTTTCACACCCAAGGAACTTTAAGGAGGCCTTCGACAACTACCACAAGCTGGCACTGCTCAATGGAAACAACTCGGCCTTGTACATGATGGGGCTCATGTATTCGACTGGAattggtggtgctgtggaGGCAGACCAGGCCCGGGCACTCCTGTACTACACGTTCGCTGCGAATAGGGGTCACACGAGAGCGCAAATGTCACTGGCTTATCGACACCACGCAGGCATTGGGACACCGAAGAACTGTGACGTCGCTGTCAAGTACTACAAACAGGTTGCCGACAAGGTCATTGCGTGGTACCGGTCAGGACCGCCGGGCGGGATGCGCTGGGTCGACGAAGCACACAGGATTGCCGACGAACTTGGAGGAGTGTATGGCGAAGGCGCCAGCGCGTACAGTGCCGGAAGGGAAAGTGTCCAGAAGTCGCCCGACTCTTATGCTTCGATCGAGGATATCATTGAGTATCTCAACCTGATGTCCGAAAAGGGCGACTTTAAAGCATCGTTCAACCTGGGTAGAATCTACTACGAGGGGCAGAGAGGCCACGAGATCAACTTGGCCGAGGCAAAGAGGTATTTCTATGAGGTTGCGCAGCAGTACTGGGTTAAGGGCCAACAAGTCCAGAATCCCAAACCTGGGCTCGATAAGTATGCAGCCAAGGCGGCTGGATACATTGGGCGTATGTATATGCGTGGAGAGGGCGTTGACCAGAACTTCATCCGAGCCAAGTACTGGTTTGAACGGGGCTCTTATCTCAAGGACTCCCAGTCACAGTACAGTCTCGGCCTGCTATACCTCAATGGATATGGAGTGCCTGTAGACGTCCCCAAAGCTACGGAATACTTCAAGGCGGCCGCGATGCAGGACTACCCCTATGCCGAAGTGGCGCTAGGTGCTCTTCATCTTGACCAAGGCGGTACCGATGACCTGGCGGCGGCCAACCACTACTTTGAACTTGCTGCCCGGTGGGCCAGCATCGAGTCATATTACTATCTCGGCGAGCTCAACCTTCTTGGGGTTGGCCGTGAGAAGTCATGCAGCGCTGCATTGGGTTATTTCAAGAGCGTGTCTGAAAGGGCTGAGCCTTTTGTGTCCTCCTGGGCCGAGGCTAACCTGGCCTatgacgacggcgacgaagAACTTGCTCTACTTGAGTATCTTGGCGCCGCTGAGCAGGGCTATGAAAAGGCACAGAACAACGTTGCATTTATGCTCGACCCTGAGCAATCACTCCTGGAGATCCCACAGTGGCTTTACCGTAGGGCTGTCAAGTCGCCCCTTCTTCGAAACCCCCGTCTCGCCCTGACGTACTGGACTCGCTCCGCCCGCCAGGGCAATATTGATTCTCTGGTCAAGATGGGGGATTACTATCTTCATGGGATCGGGGCAGAGCCAGATGTGGATAAGGCCCTGCAGTGCTACCAGGGCGCGTCGGAATACCAGCAGAGCGCGCAAGCCATGTACAACCTGGGCTGGATGCACGAGCACGGGGTCGGTCTCCAGCAGGACTACCACTTGGCCAAGAGACACTACGACGCAGCGTATGAGATCAATGAGGAGGCGTATTTGCCGGTGTCGTTGAGcttgttgaagttgagggCGAAGAGTGCGTGGAATACGTTCACTAACGGGGCGATCAACAGCATCAGGGATGAGCCAG TTGAGAAGAAGCACTGGTCACTCCGTGAGTGGATCAACAACTTCCTCCAAGAGGAGAATGCAGCGGGGCAGTTGTATGATGACTATTACTCGGACGAGTACTATGATGAGGCCGCCGCCGGTCAGAACGGTGCCGGTCAGATGCCCGGGGGTGATGGGCCAGACTTTGACGAGGATGGTGTGCTAGATAGCTTGATCATCATGGGCTTGGTTGTTTCACTGgcgttcttgttgttttACCGGGCGCAAAGACAgcagaggcaggaggaggcgaggcgGAGAGAGCAGGAGGGTGGGAACATTcaaccgcaacaacaaccgccaccTGCGGGTGCGGCCCAAGCACCATTTCCTCAGCTTGGGCAGCCGGGgtttgggggatggggggcaGGGGGTTGGTCATTGACTCGCGAGGGACTGGTAGTCCCAGGTTTGAAAGAATATCATTAG
- a CDS encoding hypothetical protein (EggNog:ENOG503PXSN), whose amino-acid sequence MKPTTKHHPILHFEPLSDSPIPILWDLLLACYAIRLTLLYALLTLLSHLILSPLPSSPITTLVSAALWTRYLTHRFQVPPAIGFRAAVGLLAGMIIFLMEELLSGLEYEMGYGGFKGLGGWVMAGVISMPVIMGLGEEGKERWGRWEGKGLEFGTSY is encoded by the coding sequence ATGAAACCGAcaaccaaacaccaccccatcctccacttCGAACCCCTCTCCgactcccccatccccatcctctgggacctcctcctcgcctgtTACGCTATCcgcctcaccctcctctacgccctcctaaccctcctttcccacctcatcctctcccccctcccctcctcccccatcacaacCCTCGTATCAGCAGCCCTCTGGACACGCTACCTCACCCACCGGTTCCAAGTCCCCCCCGCAATTGGCTTCAGGGCCGCAGTTGGCCTCCTAGCAGGAATGATAATCTTCCTAATGGAGGAACTGCTCTCCGGGTTGGAGTACGAGATGGGATATGGGGGGTTTAAGGGTCTCGGGGGGTGGGTCATGGCTGGGGTTATCTCCATGCCTGTAATCATGGGGTTGGGCGAAGAGGGTAAAGaacggtgggggaggtgggaaggaAAGGGGTTGGAGTTCGGGACGAGTTATTAG
- the rna1 gene encoding Ran GAP Rna1 (EggNog:ENOG503NW7Q; COG:A; COG:T; COG:Y; BUSCO:EOG09260KNI) — protein sequence MAPTTKVFSLEGKGLKLDTAEDLEPHIAELRAMEDVEEVHLLGNTLGVGACKLLGEVLATKKTLRVANLADIFTGRLLNEIPEALSSLLTSILNLPKLNTINLNDNAFGLNTQAPLVAFLAAHVPLQHLYLNNNGLGPHAGILIADALSELHAKKEEARKQGQDVPDLETVICGRNRLENGSMTAWAKTFSLHNKVKEIKMVQNGIRQEGISHLLSEGLRHTSELRVLDLQDNTFTLKGAKALAKVAPGWTELLELGVGDSLLSAKGSVLLGESLAQGKNRNLEILRLQYNDITAAGLKSLAEAAKEALPALKKIELNGNKFTEDDESVILLQELLEERKEKFGGDIVVEDDWGLDSLSDLEELDSDEEEEEEEEEEEVEERAEKLIKEAEEAQEEPVVQLKDKEVDELASKLSKATI from the exons ATggcccccaccaccaaggtCTTCTCCCTCGAGGGGAAAGGTCTGAAGCTGGACACGGCCGAGGACCTGGAACCCCATATCGCCGAGCTTCGCGCCATGGaagatgtcgaggaggtccATCTGCTTGGTAACACACTCGGTGTCGGCGCATGCAAACTGCTTGGAGAGGTGCTTGCGACCAAGAAAACATTGCGC GTTGCCAACCTCGCCGATATCTTCACCGGTCGCCTCCTCAACGAAATCCCAGAGGccctttcctccctcctTACCTCCATCCTGAACCTCCCCaagctcaacaccatcaacctcaacgaCAACGCTTTTGGCCTCAACACACAAGCGCCACTCgtcgccttcctcgccgcaCACGTCCCTTTGCAGCACCTctacctcaacaacaacggcctGGGCCCCCACGCCGGTATCCTGATCGCCGATGCGCTCTCGGAGCTCCACgcaaagaaggaggaggcgcgCAAGCAAGGACAAGATGTGCCCGACCTCGAGACAGTCATCTGCGGTCGCAACCGGTTGGAAAACGGCAGCATGACCGCCTGGGCCAAGACTTTCAGTCTACACAACAAGGTCAAGGAAATCAAGATGGTTCAGAACGGCATTCGGCAAGAGGGTATTTCGCATCTGCTTAGCGAGGGTCTGCGTCACACTTCGGAGCTCAGAGTGCTGGACCTCCAGGACAACACATTCACCTTGAAGGGCGCCAAGGCTCTGGCAAAGGTTGCGCCCGGCTGGACTGAGCTTCTCGAGTTGGGCGTCGGCGACTCTCTTCTCAGCGCCAAGGGCAGTGTGCTTTTGGGCGAGTCCCTCGCTCAGGGCAAGAATAGGAACCTTGAGATTCTGCGCCTGCAGTACAACGACATCACCGCCGCTGGTCTCAAGAGCCTTGCCGAGGCTGCGAAGGAGGCTCTCCCCGCGCTCAAGAAGATTGAGCTCAACGGCAACAAGTTCACCGAGGACGACGAGTCGGTTATCCTCCTGCaggagctgttggaggagCGCAAGGAGAAGTTTGGCGGCGACATTGTCGTTGAGGACGACTGGGGTCTTGACAGCCTGAGCGATCTTGAGGAGCTGGAttctgatgaggaggaagaagaggaggaagaggaagaggaggttgaggagcgggccgagaagctcatcaaggaggccgaggaggctcAGGAGGAGCCAGTCGTCCAgctcaaggacaaggaggtggacgagTTGGCGAGCAAGCTCTCCAAGGCTACGATCTAG